From one Lycium barbarum isolate Lr01 chromosome 6, ASM1917538v2, whole genome shotgun sequence genomic stretch:
- the LOC132599156 gene encoding polyol transporter 5 produces the protein MADEKLATNNGQVAQIASIQDFDPPKKPKTNKYAIACSFLASLASILLGYDIGVMSGAIIYIQKDLHISDTKVEILVGILNVYSLFGSAAAGPTSDWIGRRYTMVVAAAIFFAGALLMGFATTYAFLMVGRFVAGVGVGYALMVAPVYTAEVSPASSRGFLTSFPEVFINGGILLGYVSNFAFSKLPTHLSWRFMLGIGAVPSVLLAVSVLAMPESPRWLVMKGRLGDARKVLNKTSDSLEEAQLRLDDIKEAAGIPEHCNDDIVQVPKRPKGDSVWKELIFSPTPAIRHILITGVGIHFFQQASGIDAVVLYSPRIFKKAGIQSDHDQLLCTVAVGFVKTIFILVATFMLDKSGRRPLLLTSIAGMVLSLMLLATGLTIIDQSEQKLVWAIALSITMVLAYVALFSIGMGPITWVYSSEIFPLRLRATGCSLGVAVNRVTSGVVSMTFLSLAKAITIGGAFFLYAGLAALAWVFFFTLMPETQGRTLEDMEVLFGTFWKWRKTARELKEMKNGDDNGQIQMGASTTPAISS, from the exons ATGGCGGACGAAAAACTAGCTACTAATAATGGCCAAGTAGCCCAGATTGCTAGTATTCAGGATTTTGATCCTCCAAAGAAACCAAAAACAAACAAATATGCAATTGCTTGTTCTTTTCTAGCTTCTTTGGCTTCAATCTTGCTTGGTTATG ATATTGGAGTAATGAGTGGAGCAATCATCTACATACAAAAAGACCTCCATATTAGCGATACCAAAGTGGAGATTCTAGTAGGAATCCTCAATGTCTACTCTCTCTTTGGTTCCGCCGCTGCCGGCCCGACATCCGACTGGATTGGCCGCCGTTACACTATGGTGGTGGCCGCTGCGATCTTCTTTGCCGGAGCTCTTCTGATGGGGTTCGCTACCACTTATGCCTTTCTCATGGTAGGTCGATTCGTCGCCGGAGTCGGAGTTGGGTACGCTCTCATGGTTGCACCGGTTTACACTGCCGAAGTTTCGCCGGCATCTTCTCGTGGTTTTCTTACTTCCTTCCCCGAAGTGTTCATCAATGGAG GTATATTGCTGGGATATGTATCTAACTTCGCATTCTCAAAACTTCCAACTCACTTGAGTTGGCGATTCATGCTTGGAATCGGAGCAGTCCCATCAGTACTCCTAGCCGTGAGTGTACTCGCCATGCCCGAGTCACCGCGTTGGCTCGTGATGAAGGGTCGACTCGGCGATGCAAGAAAAGTTTTAAACAAAACATCCGATTCCTTAGAAGAAGCTCAATTGAGACTCGACGATATCAAAGAAGCCGCCGGCATACCCGAACACTGCAATGACGACATCGTCCAG GTGCCAAAGCGCCCCAAAGGCGACAGCGTATGGAAGGAATTAATCTTCTCTCCAACACCAGCTATCCGACACATTTTAATCACCGGCGTTGGAATCCATTTTTTTCAGCAAGCAAGTGGAATAGACGCCGTCGTTTTATACAGTCCAAGAATATTCAAAAAGGCCGGTATCCAGTCCGATCACGACCAATTACTATGCACCGTAGCCGTTGGATTCGTCAAAACAATATTCATCTTAGTAGCCACATTTATGCTTGACAAATCTGGTCGCAGACCGTTACTCTTAACAAGTATCGCAGGAATGGTTTTATCGTTAATGCTACTGGCTACTGGACTCACAATCATCGACCAATCAGAACAAAAGTTAGTTTGGGCAATAGCACTTTCTATAACAATGGTGTTAGCTTACGTGGCACTTTTCTCAATAGGAATGGGTCCCATAACGTGGGTTTATAGTTCGGAGATTTTCCCGTTAAGGTTAAGAGCAACTGGGTGTAGTTTAGGTGTAGCAGTGAACAGGGTAACAAGTGGGGTTGTGTCAATGACGTTTTTGTCCCTGGCAAAGGCAATAACTATTGGAGGGGCATTCTTTTTGTATGCTGGATTAGCTGCGTTGGCGTGGGTGTTTTTCTTTACATTGATGCCGGAAACTCAAGGGAGGACTTTAGAAGACATGGAAGTATTGTTTGGAACTTTCTGGAAGTGGAGAAAGACTGCGAGAGAGTTGAAGGAAATGAAGAATGGTGACGATAATGGCCAGATTCAGATGGGTGCTAGTACTACTCCAGCTATTAGCAGTTAA